One genomic window of Phoenix dactylifera cultivar Barhee BC4 chromosome 6, palm_55x_up_171113_PBpolish2nd_filt_p, whole genome shotgun sequence includes the following:
- the LOC103715741 gene encoding sugar transport protein MST4, translating to MPAGGFSVAAPPGTEFEAKITPIVIVSCIMAATGGLMFGYDVGVSGGVTSMNDFLLKFFPKVYRKKNEPGLDSNYCKYDNQGLQLFTSSLYLAGLTATFFASYTTRRLGRRLTMLIAGIFFIIGVIFNGAAQNLGMLIVGRILLGCGVGFANQAVPLFLSEIAPTRIRGGLNILFQLNVTIGILFANLVNYGTSKIHPWGWRLSLSLAGIPAVLLTVGALFVVDTPNSLIERGRLEEGKAVLRKIRGTDNIEPEFNEILEASRIAQQVKHPFRNLLKRRNIPQLTIAILLQIFQQFTGINAIMFYAPVLFNTLGFKSDASLYSAVITGAVNVLSTVVSIYSVDRVGRRVLLLEAGVQMFLSQVVISVILGIKVTDHSDNLSHGYAVFVVVMVCTFVSAFAWSWGPLGWLIPSETFPLETRSAGQSITVCVNLLFTFVIAQAFLSMLCHLKYGIFAFFSGWVVVMSLFVLFLLPETKNVPIEEMTERVWKQHWFWKRFMDDDDAEKNNEINGAKGLQP from the exons ATGCCGGCCGGAGGGTTCTCGGTGGCGGCGCCGCCGGGCACCGAATTTGAGGCGAAGATTACGCCAATTGTCATCGTCTCTTGCATCATGGCTGCCACCGGAGGGTTAATGTTTGGATACGACGTTGGTGTTTCAG GTGGTGTGACATCGATGAACGATTTTTTGCTTAAATTCTTTCCTAAGGTGTATCGAAAAAAGAATGAGCCAGGGCTGGACAGCAACTACTGCAAGTATGACAATCAAGGCCTCCAATTGTTCACCTCCTCCCTCTATCTGGCTGGCCTCACTGCCACCTTCTTTGCCTCCTACACTACTCGCCGCCTTGGCCGGAGGCTGACAATGCTCATCGCCGGCatcttcttcatcatcggagtcaTCTTCAATGGAGCCGCCCAAAACCTTGGCATGCTTATAGTTGGCAGGATTCTTCTTGGTTGTGGTGTAGGATTTGCTAATCAG GCAGTGCCTCTATTCCTCTCGGAGATTGCACCCACCAGAATCCGTGGGGGTCTCAACATCCTGTTTCAGCTCAATGTCACCATCGGCATCCTCTTTGCCAACCTTGTCAACTACGGAACTTCCAA AATCCACCCATGGGGATGGAGGCTGTCTCTCTCGCTCGCCGGCATACCGGCCGTCCTCCTGACAGTCGGCGCACTCTTTGTGGTCGACACCCCTAACAGTCTCATCGAGCGCGGCCGCCTGGAGGAAGGCAAGGCGGTTCTCCGGAAGATCCGCGGCACCGACAACATCGAGCCCGAGTTCAATGAGATCCTTGAGGCCAGCCGCATTGCCCAGCAAGTGAAGCACCCTTTCCGCAATCTCCTCAAGCGCCGCAACATCCCCCAGCTCACCAtcgccatcctcctccag ATCTTCCAGCAATTCACTGGCATCAACGCCATCATGTTCTACGCGCCGGTCCTCTTCAACACGCTGGGCTTCAAGAGCGATGCGTCGCTCTACTCCGCGGTGATCACCGGCGCCGTCAACGTGCTGTCGACGGTCGTGTCCATCTACTCGGTGGACCGGGTGGGGCGGCGGGTGCTGCTCCTGGAGGCCGGAGTGCAGATGTTCCTATCCCAGGTGGTGATCTCGGTCATCCTTGGCATCAAGGTCACCGACCACTCGGACAACCTCAGCCATGGATATGCCGTTTTCGTGGTGGTGATGGTGTGCACCTTCGTGTCGGCGTTTGCGTGGTCCTGGGGGCCGCTGGGGTGGCTCATCCCCAGCGAGACGTTCCCCTTGGAGACGCGCTCGGCGGGGCAGAGCATAACGGTGTGTGTGAACCTGCTCTTCACCTTCGTCATCGCGCAGGCCTTCTTGTCCATGCTCTGCCACCTCAAGTACGGCATCTTCGCCTTCTTCTCGGGGTGGGTGGTGGTGATGTCGCTCTTCGTGCTCTTCCTCCTGCCGGAGACGAAGAACGTGCCCATTGAAGAGATGACGGAGAGGGTGTGGAAGCAGCACTGGTTCTGGAAGCGGTTcatggatgatgatgatgctgaaaagaATAACGAGATCAATGGCGCCAAGGGGCTGCAGCCATAG
- the LOC103715739 gene encoding chloride channel protein CLC-d isoform X4, with protein MIFGSIGSVGGGLALGKEGPLVHTGACIASLLGQCGSTKYHLSSRWLRIFESDRDRRDLVTCGCAAGVAAAFRAPVGGVLFALEEVTSWWRSQLMWRVFFTSAVVAVVVRSAMGWCKSGKCGHFGSGGFIIWDISGGQEDYSFQELLPMAIIGVIGGLLGALFNQLTLYITNWRRKDLHKKGNRVKIIEVCLISLITSVISFGLPLFRKCSPCPNSEVNPDIECPRPPGTDGNFVNFYCSDDKEYNDLATIFFNTQDDAIRNLFSAKTFHEYSAQSLLTFLVMFYSLAVVTFGTAVPAGQFVPGIMIGSTYGRLVGMFVVKFYKKLNVEEGTYALLGAASFLGGSMRMTVSLCVIMVEITNNLKLLPLIMLVLLISKAVGDFFNSGLYEEQAQLRGIPLLESRPKQYMRTMTAKEACKNQKVVYFSRIVKVADIVSILRSNKHNGFPVVDHGQNGETLVIGLILRSHLLVLLQSKADFQNSPFPCDIRGISDRHNFSDFVKPVSSKGASIEEIHLTEEELELYLDLAPFLNPSPYIVPEDMTLAKVYNLFRQLGLRHIFVVPRASRVIGLITRKDLLIEENDNSESMELQSTVRCKINRCQSCYNCFSRSCCRYWKRPQFLDSFRGANSCMITTAR; from the exons TGCGGATCCACAAAGTATCACCTAAGTTCAAGGTGGTTACGCATTTTCGAGAGTGATCGAGATCGCCGAGACCTT GTAACCTGTGGATGTGCAGCTGGAGTTGCTGCTGCCTTTAGAGCTCCTGTTGGTGGTGTACTCTTTGCCCTGGAAGAGGTTACTTCATG GTGGAGAAGCCAGCTTATGTGGAGAGTTTTCTTTACATCTGCTGTTGTGGCTGTTGTGGTTCGGTCTGCGATGGGCTGGTGCAAGAGTGGGAAATGTGGACATTTTGGTTCTGGTGGCTTCATAATTTGGGACATATCAGG TGGTCAAGAAGACTACTCTTTTCAGGAATTACTGCCCATGGCCATTATCGGGGTTATTGGTGGTCTTCTTG GAGCCTTATTTAATCAGCTCACTCTTTATATAACTAATTGGCGTCGAAAAGATTTGCATAAGAAGGGGAATAGAGTTAAG ATCATTGAAGTGTGCCTTATATCCCTGATAACCTCAGTTATTTCCTTTGGGTTACCACTATTTAGAAAGTGCAGTCCATGCCCTAATTCAGAAGTTAATCCTGATATTGAATGCCCTCGTCCACCTGGGACAGATGGAAATTTCGTGAAT TTTTACTGTTCTGATGATAAAGAATACAATGATCTGGCAACCATTTTCTTCAATACACAG GATGACGCAATACGCAATTTATTTAGTGCAAAAACATTTCATGAGTATAGTGCTCAAAGCCTTCTCACCTTTCTG GTCATGTTTTATTCATTAGCAGTGGTGACATTTGGAACTGCTGTTCCGGCTGGTCAGTTTGTTCCTGGAATAATGATTGGATCAACCTATGGTCGGCTTGTTGGAATGTTTGTGGTTAAATTTTACAAGAAACTAAATGTTGAGGAGGGAAC GTATGCGCTACTTGGCGCTGCTTCTTTTCTTGGAGGTTCTATGCGAATGACAGTTTCTTTATGCGTTATTATGGTTGAGATCACAAACAACTTGAAACTCTTACCCCTTATCATGCTTGTTCTTCTAATATCAAAG GCTGTTGGTGATTTTTTCAACAGTGGGCTGTATGAAGAGCAAGCCCAACTAAGGGGCATCCCCTTACTTGAATCTAGGCCAAAACAGTACATGCGTACTATGACAGCAAAGGAGGCATGCAAAAATCAAAAG GTTGTCTACTTTTCTCGTATTGTTAAAGTTGCAGACATAGTTTCTATTTTGCGAAGCAACAAGCACAATGGTTTCCCA GTGGTAGATCATGGACAGAATGGAGAGACACTTGTGATAGGTCTAATTCTTCGTAG TCACTTGTTGGTTCTTCTACAGTCAAAAGCAGATTTTCAGAATAGTCCTTTTCCTTGTGATATCAGAGGCATATCCGACAG GCACAACTTCAGTGACTTTGTGAAGCCTGTTTCAAGCAAAGGAGCGTCCATAGAGGAAATTCATCTGACTGAGGAAGAACTGGAGTTGTACTTAGATCTTGCCCCTTTTCTTAACCCTTCTCCTTATATTGTGCCCGAGGATATGACTTTGGCAAAG GTGTACAATCTTTTCCGCCAGTTAGGATTGAGGCATATATTTGTTGTCCCTCGTGCTTCTCGCGTTATAGGTTTAATTACCAGAAAGGATTTGTTAATTGAG GAGAATGATAACTCAGAATCTATGGAGCTCCAATCAACTGT AAGGTGCAAAATCAATAGGTGCCAGAGCTGCTACAATTGCTTCAGCCGGAGCTGCTGTCGGTATTGGAAACGTCCTCAGTTCCTCGATTCATTCCGTGGCGCGAATTCTTGTATG ATCACAACAGCTAGATAG